TTTCCACACCAAGAAGACCTTGCAGTGGGAACACCCCCCGAGGGCTCAGAACGATGGAAGAGGAGGTGAAACACGGATTCCTTCCGAGCCCCCCAAGCCGAGCAGCACCACGTGCAGAAGGAGCTTGCCTCCTGGCAACGCGACCCCTTCCTCAGGCAGCAGCCCCCCCTCTCCTACACCACCAGAGGAGATGCGCCTGGCACCCCGCACCTTACCTGCTGCGAAAGGCATTTTGAAGGGGTAGCTGCTCCGTCCTGCGTGCACGCTGCTGATCCTGCCCTCGGGCACGTGCACGACCCCGCAGAGGCTGTAGGTGCTCAGCGCCGTCCCTTCTCCGCAGCAGTACGGGGAGTTACACCAGTGCAGCGGCTGGAAGGGAGCACCCGCCGGCAGGGAGCTGGGCGATACCAAGAGCCCCTCGCAGGTGGCAGGCTGCGAACGCTCCTCCTTGGGGTAAACGGAGCAGTGAGAGTAGCCACCGTACCCGCTTTGGCCACAATAAACATAAAACCCATTCACAGGAGTCAGATCCGAGGCTTCGTAGAGACATCCGCAATCCGCGTGGTTCCCCGGCACTGGCAAAGGAGGGAACTGCTGCACGGGAAAGGAAGGCTGATGGAATTCCTGCTTGGGGGTCGGCGATTTCTCTCCAGGTCTTCCATACTCCGGCTTCATGGAAGCTTGTCCACCCATCAGCAAAGGCAGTCTGTGGTAGAAACCCTCAGTGCTAGCATAGGAGCTGGACAGGGACTCGTATGGGACAGGTTCTGCTGTCCCATAGAGCCTCGAGGAGTCCCGCTGCTCCCCTTTTCCCAGAGCACGTCCTGGCCAGCCGTGCTGACCTTCCAGTTTTAAGCCTGCCAATTCCTTCTTGGATTTGACACAGTTCTTCCTGCTGGCTTTAGCCCATTTGAGCGTGGATTTGGAACAGTGGTTCTCGGACTTGCCCTCTCCATCCGATTTACTCCTCGGCTTTAGGGGCTGGTCTTTCTCATGGGTCAGCTTCAGGAAGGCCACAGCATTGAGGCTGGCCAGTCTCTTTGGGGTGGGATGATGGGAGATGGCCCCGTCCTCCCTCTTTGTCCCATCGTCAAAGACCTCATCCAGCGCATGGTCACAGCTATTGCATTTCTGGCCGGGCTCGTGCCGGTGTTTGCCTTTACCCGCTTTCACGGCTGGTTTTTCCAGCGCGGGCCAAGTGTCCCCAGCTTTGCATTGCAAGCTCTTACCGGCACAGTCCCCACCGGCTTTAACGGCGTCCCTGCGGAATCGCCTGCCGGACAACAAGCCATCATCGCGTTCAAAGAGCAGGTTGTTCACAGCCTCCGCGTTCAGCGAGGCCAGCCGGCGCTTCCGGGGCTCTGACGGAGCAGGCTCCAGGTCCTGCTCCATCCCCGGATACGTTAGTGAGCACTTTCCCCCAGCTGCATCACTCTTCCCTGCTCCCCCAGGCTGAGCTTGTTCCGAGAACAGAGCAGGGCCCAGACCCATCCAGCTGGGCAGATCCTTGGTTTTACAGCTCTGGGGCTGTTTGGACAGGGATCCGGCCACGTCCTCCAGCCGCGTGAGGAGCACTTTGCACGTCTTCTTGTTGACGGAGGGCAGCAGGCGCCTGCGCAGCGGGTACGTCTTCCGCACCTCGTGCAGGGTCTTACTTCTGGTCGTCCCCACAAACCCACTGGGACAGTCGGGAGCCTCGGAGGCGTCTCCATCCCGCTGCTCTCCGCACTCGGCGCCCGTCCTGTCCATcctcctgctgcctgtgggTGACGAAGCTCGGGCAGCAGAACCAGCTGGatgcttcagaaggaaaagttgTTTCTTCCGGGCATGCGTCATAGGATCAAGGCCCAATCCTGCAGGGAACAGAAGGAAACATCTATTAACGTCCCTGCGAGGGACCCAGCTCCTCACAAAGCACCAACCGCCACTTAGGAAAGGTTTGGGGAGCTTGGTTCTGCACGCAGAAGAGTCTTTTGGGGTGATGGCCAGTTAAGCCTATTAAGAGACAGGATACAATTAGATGGGGTTTAATATTAAGCCATAGAACACGACAGTCATTAAAGCAAGGCGGGGACAACAAacaccacagcagctgcagaaagcaggggATGGCCAGGAAGCTGcttcagcagccccagcccacATCCCTCTCGCAGCGACGATGCTCCGAACACGTTACAAATGCTCAGCAAAGCTGCTAAAGCTCATCTCAGCACCGGTCCAGAGGCGAATCCCAGGTATTTGCCTGCATGTTGATACAGGCCCTTGGTTCCTTGTCATTTCGGAaacaagcagaaggaaaacaagaagtcCACCTACTCGCAGCAAAAGCAAACGCCATCTATTAAGCTGAGCTCTGCCAACATCAATAAACTAAACACAGGCAAATCCCTCTCTGCAGGTTAGAACCtggcttcctgctgctcctgtccTTCCCCACAGTTGCATTTTATAGAAGTTGTGGAGGTCAAACCACTAAATCACCGCGCTCAGCAGAACGGCCCTGAAAGGATCTTCATGGGAGGAAAGGAATTCCTCAGCTGTATGTCATTCCTGACTTTGCATGGGGATGCTGCGTCAAGTCCCTACTCAACCCCAACCAATTACTGCGCTATAAAGAGATACGGATCTGCACCCGGAGCAGGAGCCGCCTCGCTGAAGGCAGGGCTGAGCACACCAGCACCTCATGAAGCTGCCACGCACGGGATGGCTTCAGCACATCTGGGCTTTGCCGAGCATGGAGAACATTACAGACATGGTCCTGCTCTGATTCACTGCAGGAGGGAACCCGTCCTGCAAGGCACAAGGCATCGcagcctccacagcagctcGGCTCGCTCCAAACCCCCTTATTGCAAGAGGCAGAACCCGTTATCCAGAGCGGTGGTGGATGGAgacgttcaaggccaggctggatgcggctgtgggcaacctgatctagtgcaaggtgtccctgctcgttgcGGGGGCTGGACTGGATGCGTCTTGAAGGTCTCTTCGAACCCAaactactctgtgattctatgaaaggtgAGGAGGAGGCACCAAACCCAGCAGAAACGGAGACAAGAGCTGGCTGCCTTCacccacagcaccagcagcagcagttgtgtGCTCCAATCACGCAGtgacttcatagaatcatcatagaatagttggggttggaaaggacctcaagatcatccagttccaaccccctgccatgggcagggacacctcacactaaaccatcccacacaaggcttcatccaacctggccttgaacactgccagggatggagcactcacaacctccctgggcaacccattccagtgcctcaccaccctcacaggaaagaatttcctccttagatccaatctaaacttcccctgtttcagtttgaacccgttaccccttgtcctgtcactgcagtccctgatgaagagtccctccccagcatccctataggcccccttcaggtactggaagctgctctgaggtctccactgAGTGATATGGGAATAGATTCAATTAAGTCTGTATCTGAGCACTGggaacagcagaaaaggacAATTCCTTGCATTTAATGGTATTGAGGAAACCTCAGATTCCCTCTGTGGGTACCAAGGAGTTGATCCTTGTATTACCGTCTATGTAGGAGTGCTTTGATCTGCCCTGCAACCAGGTATTTGGCTGGACCAGCCCTCAATCGACACCACTGACACTGATCTGACACTTGGAGGCTTTTAATTAAAGCTGCTACTGCTGTTGCAGTGATTAGAACCAAGCTACTGAATTACAACAACTGCTCGTTTGATATGGCTTAATCAAGCTGATAATTACATTATCTATTTGAAATAAGCCCAATGTGTTCTAATTGACTTGCTTACATATGCATTAACTAAAAGAAACTCAGGCATTGAAAACCACTGTGGTTTGCCCATTGCTTTTCTAGATGTCAGGCTCTTCCCAATGCGTTTCGGGATAACTGACTCCTTACGCCCTGTTACAGCCAGGATACATCCCACGGCTGTGCCTGAACGGGAGTGCTCTGTGGGGAGCAAACACTTCCCTATATCCATGTTCTTCGGATAAGAGAAAGAGGTTCTGGGAATGAGGGGGATGCTTACCGAGGCAGGCAGACTGTGACCTCCAGAGCTGGAATTCTGCCTGCACAAGAGGCCCGAGTGACCACGCAGCACCTCTGGACTGTAACTTCAGTAACACATGGGCCAGAGCAGGGTTTGGCAGCGGCAGCCCATGTACCCGATGTACCCATGCCCTGGGAAGGGTAACTCCCCACACTCTATGGGCCGGTGGTTTCCTTGCAGCTCTCATCCTGTTTTCTGTTGTCCCTACAGAGAAACTGAGCCTCTGGCAAAGGTGCTCAGCGGAAAGgtgaaaaaccccaaatacaCACCCATGGCTTGCCTTAGAAACCGGCACAGAATCCCAGAGCgatttgggatggaagggaccttaaagtgcatccagctccaacccctgccccgggcagggaccccttccactggagcagcttgctccaagcccctgtgtccaacctggccttgagcactgccagggatggggcagccacagcttctctgggcaccctgtgccagcgcctcagcatcctcctaGGGAAGCACCAAGCTGACAGCATCGGCCACCTCTTTCTCCTCAAGCCTCCACAAGCAGCAGTCTGAGCTTCTGGGTGCTCTCCGCACGTCCTTCACTTGCTGGCCTTTCATAACCCGTTAGTGTTCAGATGAGTGAAAAGTATCCATCCTCCAAGTGCAAGAAATCCACCTCCTTCTCCCCTGAGCCTGGACACAAGACCCACCTTTCAGTGTGGAACAAACGGCAGCATCCTGCCTTGCTGTAACACATTTCCACCTAATCCTCTAACCCAGCCTTCAGCACTGACAGGCTGAAACCAGGAATGGCAAGAGAAACACTCGCGTTGGACACGCAGAGATGACAACAGAGATACTGAGTCAAAAACGCATTACAGTGGGAAGAGCACCAGGACTCAGCTCCATCCGTTTTAAGTGTCTCACTCACATAAGCCCTTTGCCACGAGAGATTCTCCGGCACAAGCAGTAATCAAACAATCACAGGCAGCTTTGTTCTGTTATGTTTTAATAAAGGGAGATTATATCTACATAAATCCTGGCATCTGGTCTGCAAGTTCTCTCTCCCACAGGTCAGCTGCTCGAGTACTCTGAAGCACCGACCTCCAGATGAAGAAGTAAGCATCTAGGAACCCGTGGACAGACAAAACAAGCCAATTGCGCACATCTGGGCATTTACAGCCAAGTAAATCCCTTCAGTGCCAGCAAGGAAGCCAGCAGCACCATCCAGCAACACTGCcacatggaatcatagaatggttcaggttggaaaggacctcaagatcatccagttccaaccccctgccatgggcagggacacctcacactaaaccatcccacccaaggcttcatccaacctggccttgaacactgccagggatggagcactcacaacctccctgggcaacccattccagtgcctcagcaccctcacaggaaagaatttcctccttagatccaatctaaacttcccctgtttcagtttgaacccgttaccccttgtcctgtcactgcagtccctgacgaagagtccctccccagcatccctataggcccccttcaggtaccggaagctgctctgaggtctccacgcagccttctcttctccaggctgaacagccccaacttttttCTCCCAACCTACTCAGTTTGGAGACCAGGAGAAGGCTGTTCCTCCAGCTCCCACTAGAAACCCAAAGTCAGGTGAACTCTGTTGCTCTTCAAACCCATGACTAAGTCCCATTTGCTCTGCACTGGCTCAATACTATCAGTATGTTATCAGTATAAATAACCCGGTTTTGAGTGGATCAGTTACAAAGTGTGGTTAAAAAGGGGCATTTTCTACACAGGGAACTTCCCCATGATATCACCGTGATAAAATAACTGCCATGACCCACAGCGGTTCATTGTTTATCCTTCCAGGTCCTTCTTCCGCCATATGAATCTAACGGAGGTGGGAACAACCAGGTTCAGCATCCATAATGAACCTTGTTACTCCAGAGCAAATTTCTagaaaatttgaaataaaataaaatatgaaaataaatattaacagAATTTAATTAGATGCTACTAGATAAGATAGGCCTTTTGAGCTACCTTGatcagtggaaggtgtccctgcccatggcagggggcttagAACTAGATAAGAttcaaagtcccttccaacccaaaccattctatttaTACTTTATACTTTAgcgtgaagtgtccctgcccatggcagcggggttggaaccagacaatcttaaggtcctttccaaccctaactattctatgattctatgattctataacaggtttgcattcagattttgacattctaaccattttttaatatgtatctACATTTAGTTTGTGAATTTAGCCACAGATCTTACTACTCTAGCAATGGCACTTATACAAAAGTAGAAGACCTTGTTTTTGACTGCTGTTGACTTCC
The Lathamus discolor isolate bLatDis1 chromosome 6, bLatDis1.hap1, whole genome shotgun sequence DNA segment above includes these coding regions:
- the BAHD1 gene encoding bromo adjacent homology domain-containing 1 protein translates to MTHARKKQLFLLKHPAGSAARASSPTGSRRMDRTGAECGEQRDGDASEAPDCPSGFVGTTRSKTLHEVRKTYPLRRRLLPSVNKKTCKVLLTRLEDVAGSLSKQPQSCKTKDLPSWMGLGPALFSEQAQPGGAGKSDAAGGKCSLTYPGMEQDLEPAPSEPRKRRLASLNAEAVNNLLFERDDGLLSGRRFRRDAVKAGGDCAGKSLQCKAGDTWPALEKPAVKAGKGKHRHEPGQKCNSCDHALDEVFDDGTKREDGAISHHPTPKRLASLNAVAFLKLTHEKDQPLKPRSKSDGEGKSENHCSKSTLKWAKASRKNCVKSKKELAGLKLEGQHGWPGRALGKGEQRDSSRLYGTAEPVPYESLSSSYASTEGFYHRLPLLMGGQASMKPEYGRPGEKSPTPKQEFHQPSFPVQQFPPLPVPGNHADCGCLYEASDLTPVNGFYVYCGQSGYGGYSHCSVYPKEERSQPATCEGLLVSPSSLPAGAPFQPLHWCNSPYCCGEGTALSTYSLCGVVHVPEGRISSVHAGRSSYPFKMPFAAEGCKSLDQLNLTIPVAGHPASPAHPLSGCPVPSVPPAAEPVPHLQTPNSDPQTMARECPQSSKPPSGSKSGLRNTPGCLHASDSKAAGGHSHPKQQRISRRRATNGWIPVGAACEKAVYVVNEPEPAVRKSYQAVERDGEIIRVRDTVLLKSGPRKKSMPYVAKISALWEDPKTGELMMSLLWYYRPEHTQGGRNPSMHQNEIFASRHQDENSVACIEEKCYVLTFAEYCRFCALAKRRIEGIPGRKSIMVPPSEEYSTPLHRKVPEDTDPELVFLCRHVYDFRHGRILKNPQ